One genomic window of Augochlora pura isolate Apur16 chromosome 5, APUR_v2.2.1, whole genome shotgun sequence includes the following:
- the LOC144470073 gene encoding alanine--glyoxylate aminotransferase 2-like encodes MTDRSTIDTQVIIESSGMAESLEQMPKSETIRLRDRHIGQACKLFYKSNPLKIVRAEGQYMYDERGNRYLDCINNVAHVGHCHPAVVRAGQEQMALVSTNNRFLHDDLVICARRLTSLLPEPLSVCFLVNSGSEANDLALRLAQTHTGNKDIITLDHAYHGHLTSMIDISPYKFNKPNGPGKKDWVHVAPCPDVYRGKYRETDYPGEDLGVKYANDVRDICQNLESQGKGVCAYIAESLMSVGGQILPPQNYFRNVYRHVREHGGVCIADEVQVGFGRVGTHMWAFQMYGEDVVPDIVTVGKPMGNGHPVAAVITTPAIAASFRDTGIEYFNTYGGNPVSCAIANAVMEVLERENLQENALKVGNYLMSELRKMAKRWTIIGDVRGAGLFAGIELVRDRIARTPATEEARYVVARMRENKILISSDGPDDNILKLKPPMVFSIENVNHLLNVLEEVLQEVDIELQQKYEPVTIIKATISQMDVDTDSGNRTADKPLLVRAN; translated from the exons TGATAATAGAATCATCCGGCATGGCGGAGTCGTTGGAACAGATGCCAAAATCGGAGACGATTAGGCTACGGGATCGGCACATCGG GCAGGCTTGCAAACTGTTCTACAAGTCGAATCCCCTGAAGATCGTCCGTGCTGAGGGCCAGTACATGTACGACGAAAGGGGGAACCGCTACCTGGACTGCATCAACAATGTTGCACACG TGGGCCACTGCCATCCAGCGGTGGTGCGAGCCGGCCAGGAGCAAATGGCTCTCGTCTCCACGAACAATCGCTTCCTCCACGACGATCTGGTGATTTGCGCTCGCCGTCTGACTTCCCTTCTTCCGGAGCCGCTGTCGGTTTGCTTCCTGGTGAACTCTGGCAGCGAGGCGAACGACCTCGCCCTCCGACTGGCGCAGACGCATACTGGAAACAAAGACATCATCACCCTCGATCA TGCTTATCACGGACATTTGACCTCGATGATCGATATCTCGCCGTACAAGTTCAACAAACCGAACGGACCCGGCAAGAAAGACTGGGTTCACGTG GCGCCGTGCCCGGACGTTTACCGTGGGAAGTACCGCGAGACTGATTATCCCGGAGAGGATCTCGGTGTGAAGTATGCGAACGACGTCCGGGATATCTGTCAAAATTTGGAGTCTCAGGGGAAAGGTGTTTGCGCGTACATCGCCGAGAGCCTGATGTCCGTCGGAGGACAGATCCTACCTCCGCAGAATTATTTCAGGAACGTCTACAG GCACGTTCGTGAACACGGCGGTGTCTGCATCGCGGACGAGGTACAAGTTGGATTCGGCAGAGTTGGAACTCACATGTGGGCGTTCCAAATGTACGGAGAAGATGTAGTGCCGGATATTGTTACCGTAGGCAAACCCATGGGCAACGGTCACCCCGTGGCAGCTGTGATTACCACCCCTGCTATCGCAGCGAGCTTCAGAGACACCGGGATCGAGTACTTCAACACG TATGGCGGTAATCCAGTGTCCTGTGCGATCGCAAACGCCGTGATGGAGGTGCTGGAGCGGGAGAATTTGCAGGAGAATGCTTTGAAAGTCGGCAATTACCTGATGTCCGAGCTGAGGAAGATGGCGAAGCGGTGGACCATCATTGGGGACGTTCGAGGCGCAGGTCTCTTCGCGGGTATCGAGCTGGTCCGTGACAGGATCGCGAGGACGCCAGCTACGGAAGAGGCTAGGTACGTCGTCGCCAGGATGCGGGAGAACAAGATCTTGATCAGTAGCGACGGGCCCGACGACAACATCCTGAAGCTGAAGCCGCCGATGGTCTTCTCGATCGAGAACGTGAACCATCTGCTGAACGTCCTCGAAGAGGTCCTGCAGGAAGTCGACATCGAACTCCAACAG AAATACGAGCCGGTGACGATCATAAAAGCTACGATCTCGCAAATGGACGTGGACACGGATAGCGGTAACCGCACGGCTGACAAACCTCTCCTCGTTCGTGCAAATTAA